A region from the Nitrospirota bacterium genome encodes:
- a CDS encoding restriction endonuclease — protein sequence MENTLYYGDNLNVLRTHIPDNSIDLIYLDPPFNSKTYYNILFAEPAGEPSKAQITAFEDTWHWTEETERTFQEIVDTAPTSVVEMMKAFRQFIKPNDVMAYLTMMCIRLLELKRVLKNTGSIYLHCDPTASHYLKILMDTIFGKKNFRNEVIWWYETGGIPKKDFSRKHDIIFRYSKSDKYIFRPKEVMEKRSDEVLRRIATGSLTATRSTGQHRHPSDVWKIPTINAMAKERLGYPTQKPEALLEKIIKASSNKGDIVLDPFCGCGTANAVAQKLNRKWLGIDITHLAINLIKWRLKDMFGLKPKKDYKVIGEPEDLSGAMELASQNRYQFQWWALSLISARPYGDKKKGADTGIDGYIFFMDDKKEVKKAIVSVKSGKVSVKDIRELGQVIKRESAVLGILLTLEDPTTPMIREATTEGFYKSNLTKKNYPKIQIYTIKDILDAKRVNIPIQFSISPYKQAQGVKPVSEVLEF from the coding sequence ATGGAAAATACCCTTTACTATGGCGACAACCTTAATGTCCTGAGAACCCATATCCCTGACAATTCCATTGACCTGATTTACTTAGACCCTCCTTTTAATTCAAAGACATATTACAACATCCTTTTTGCAGAGCCAGCAGGTGAGCCATCAAAAGCTCAAATTACAGCCTTTGAAGATACATGGCACTGGACAGAGGAAACAGAAAGGACATTTCAGGAGATAGTTGACACCGCACCTACCAGTGTGGTTGAAATGATGAAGGCATTCAGACAGTTCATAAAGCCTAATGATGTAATGGCATATCTCACAATGATGTGCATACGCCTTTTAGAGCTAAAAAGGGTTCTTAAAAATACTGGCTCAATTTATCTACATTGCGACCCCACTGCAAGCCATTATTTAAAAATATTAATGGATACAATATTCGGGAAAAAGAATTTTAGAAATGAAGTTATATGGTGGTATGAAACGGGAGGCATCCCTAAAAAGGACTTTTCCCGAAAGCACGACATTATATTTAGATATTCAAAAAGTGATAAATATATCTTTAGACCAAAAGAAGTTATGGAAAAGAGAAGTGATGAAGTTTTAAGAAGAATTGCTACTGGGAGTCTCACCGCTACAAGGTCAACTGGACAGCATAGACATCCTTCCGATGTTTGGAAAATACCGACAATAAATGCAATGGCTAAAGAGCGTCTCGGTTATCCGACTCAAAAACCAGAAGCACTTTTAGAAAAAATCATCAAGGCTTCCTCAAATAAGGGTGATATTGTTCTTGACCCATTCTGTGGCTGTGGAACTGCCAATGCAGTTGCACAAAAACTTAACCGCAAATGGCTCGGCATTGATATAACCCATCTTGCAATAAACCTTATAAAGTGGCGATTAAAAGATATGTTCGGATTAAAACCTAAAAAAGACTACAAAGTCATTGGTGAGCCTGAAGACCTCTCAGGAGCAATGGAGCTTGCCTCTCAGAACCGTTATCAGTTTCAGTGGTGGGCTTTGTCATTGATTAGTGCAAGACCATATGGTGATAAGAAAAAAGGTGCTGATACAGGCATAGATGGTTATATCTTTTTCATGGATGATAAGAAGGAAGTCAAGAAGGCTATAGTATCTGTTAAAAGTGGAAAGGTCTCTGTCAAGGATATAAGAGAGTTAGGCCAGGTGATAAAAAGAGAATCTGCGGTTTTAGGGATACTTCTGACTTTGGAAGACCCTACTACACCAATGATAAGAGAGGCTACAACAGAAGGGTTTTATAAATCAAATTTAACAAAAAAGAATTATCCCAAGATACAGATTTATACGATAAAGGACATCTTAGATGCCAAGCGAGTTAATATACCCATCCAGTTTAGTATATCTCCCTATAAGCAGGCTCAGGGTGTAAAACCTGTGAGTGAAGTGCTGGAGTTTTAA